Proteins encoded in a region of the Desulfovermiculus halophilus DSM 18834 genome:
- a CDS encoding 4Fe-4S dicluster domain-containing protein — translation MSDTGVRFDPGRCVKCRTCELACKEVHDLEPGIWPIVIQEVWKGAYPDICREFFPLVCRHCEDPACVQECPTGAIVKREGDGIVVVDQEVCVGCGVCRDACPYQVPQFDSRGVMHKCDFCVQRGEGPACAQHCPTDALSMSVHA, via the coding sequence ATGAGCGACACCGGGGTACGCTTTGATCCAGGAAGGTGCGTCAAGTGCCGGACCTGCGAGCTGGCCTGCAAAGAAGTCCACGACCTTGAGCCGGGTATTTGGCCCATTGTAATCCAGGAGGTCTGGAAAGGCGCGTATCCGGATATATGCAGGGAGTTCTTTCCCTTGGTCTGCAGGCACTGCGAGGATCCGGCCTGTGTTCAGGAATGCCCGACCGGGGCCATCGTCAAGCGGGAAGGGGACGGCATTGTTGTCGTGGACCAGGAGGTCTGCGTCGGGTGCGGCGTCTGTCGGGATGCCTGTCCCTATCAAGTTCCCCAATTCGATAGCCGGGGAGTGATGCACAAATGCGATTTTTGTGTGCAGAGGGGGGAAGGACCTGCCTGTGCCCAGCATTGTCCTACAGATGCCTTGTCCATGTCTGTTCATGCATAA
- a CDS encoding 4Fe-4S binding protein yields the protein MQQRIVQGGFLGLFILGVWLCFSPWEKWTPLPAMIRLDPLLWIGQWLSTKMVPAGLLQAGTIVLVTLILGRFFCSHVCPLGTSMEAVSACRGKNKRGWRPPQSWRRGKYVLLVILAAAALAGQNLTHWGSPLSLAGRLYTIVVWPFVHAVVATAGLSPLPGMEGESPRTAHLGGMVLLLGVVLGSAWVVPRFWCRYLCPTGAFLALISRLALITRKVGDRCTECGLCARKCPAGIAGPGRVPAGECLVCRRCETTCPQQSVTWMAADWPAQGSGFWPGRRQVLGSMILGAGAAWVSWGGLWSYRGEREKGQLRAAQLIRPPGAVPETVFQGLCVRCGACMRVCPTNMLQPQGGEQGVQGMFAPLAVARRGPCRPECAACGRVCPTGAIRSLPLPEKMWAKMGTAAIDRQLCLAWEWDRGCLVCDEACPYGAIDMQQIAGNQEAVPVVLENRCTGCGACEHACPVQGRAAIRVVSTGSQRMAQGSYRTRGRQLGLAISRGQRDEAVQSSPTSPGTKGDDLPPGFGQ from the coding sequence ATGCAGCAGCGAATAGTTCAGGGCGGCTTCCTGGGCCTCTTTATCCTTGGTGTCTGGCTGTGTTTTTCCCCCTGGGAGAAATGGACGCCCCTGCCGGCCATGATCAGGCTGGATCCCCTGCTCTGGATCGGGCAGTGGCTGAGCACAAAAATGGTCCCGGCCGGACTGCTCCAGGCCGGGACCATTGTCCTGGTTACCCTGATACTGGGACGCTTTTTCTGCAGCCACGTCTGCCCCCTGGGCACCAGCATGGAAGCAGTCTCTGCGTGCAGGGGGAAAAACAAACGCGGGTGGAGGCCGCCTCAGAGCTGGAGGCGGGGCAAATACGTCCTGTTGGTAATTTTGGCCGCAGCCGCCCTGGCCGGGCAGAATCTGACCCACTGGGGCTCGCCCCTGTCTCTGGCCGGCCGCCTGTACACCATCGTGGTCTGGCCCTTTGTCCACGCCGTGGTTGCTACGGCCGGGCTTTCACCCTTGCCGGGGATGGAAGGTGAGTCTCCACGGACGGCTCACCTGGGCGGCATGGTCCTGCTCCTGGGAGTGGTCCTTGGAAGCGCCTGGGTGGTTCCAAGGTTCTGGTGCCGCTATCTGTGTCCGACCGGGGCTTTTCTGGCCCTGATCAGCCGCTTGGCCCTGATCACCAGAAAGGTTGGGGACAGGTGCACGGAGTGTGGACTATGCGCCCGCAAGTGTCCGGCGGGGATCGCCGGTCCCGGAAGGGTCCCGGCCGGTGAATGCCTGGTCTGCCGCAGATGCGAGACAACATGCCCGCAGCAGTCCGTGACCTGGATGGCAGCCGATTGGCCGGCTCAGGGGAGCGGGTTCTGGCCCGGCCGACGACAGGTTCTGGGATCCATGATTCTGGGTGCGGGAGCGGCCTGGGTGAGCTGGGGGGGATTGTGGTCCTATCGGGGTGAGCGGGAGAAAGGGCAGCTCAGGGCAGCGCAGCTGATTCGGCCCCCGGGGGCGGTCCCGGAAACAGTCTTTCAAGGGCTCTGCGTCCGGTGTGGAGCGTGCATGCGGGTCTGTCCGACCAATATGCTCCAGCCCCAGGGAGGTGAGCAGGGCGTGCAGGGCATGTTCGCTCCCCTGGCCGTGGCCAGGCGTGGCCCGTGCAGGCCGGAGTGCGCAGCCTGCGGCCGGGTCTGTCCCACCGGCGCCATCCGCAGTCTGCCCCTGCCGGAGAAGATGTGGGCCAAGATGGGGACTGCGGCCATCGACAGGCAGCTGTGTCTGGCCTGGGAATGGGACCGGGGCTGCCTGGTCTGTGACGAGGCCTGTCCTTATGGGGCAATCGATATGCAGCAGATTGCAGGCAACCAGGAGGCGGTCCCCGTGGTCCTTGAAAACAGGTGCACCGGATGCGGGGCCTGCGAGCATGCCTGTCCAGTGCAAGGGCGGGCGGCCATCCGCGTCGTCTCCACCGGAAGCCAACGAATGGCCCAGGGGAGCTACCGGACCCGGGGACGGCAGCTGGGGCTGGCCATCAGCCGGGGGCAGCGGGACGAGGCAGTGCAATCAAGTCCAACCTCTCCAGGGACCAAAGGGGATGACCTGCCGCCTGGATTCGGGCAATGA
- a CDS encoding molybdopterin-containing oxidoreductase family protein — MHKIPTFCSMCGPMAGCGVNCYIHNGRLVDIAGMPEAPTNQGRLCPKAFASTQWLYSPQRLKTPLKRTGKRGEGKFAPISWDEALTLIAGELGEQKEKYGPESLAILSPARRSYNDYLQRFLAVHGSPNYGHSGLCAIQQAFGFAYIVGFPMLGMRGADLDQSELILIWGANPVFSGGPQGRLQKIFKARERGARVVSIKPELQPDAARADVWIPIRPGTDGALALAMLQVVIEDNIYDHDFVSRWCYGFDQLADHVRQYTPQWAEEITGISAQKIRDLARMYATSGSACIITGNAFDQTVNSSNAVRAVAALIAISGNLDRPGGNVVPVGSDMPKLNPVTPWELFTPELINKLVAPEVAMPFQPFIEGPSSAYYSCLESVLTQDPYPIHSIIAPGTQPTVSTRNPGRVIEALRRVDFLAVIDVMETAAMPWADVVVPVASMYECDHPFEVAGNWIMARNKVVEPLGEYGSDYQFWLDLGVKMGYGEYFWEGSIERCMDYQLENFGFSMEELRAYPTGIVYEPKPMVYEKYEQIFSTPSTRLSKAPYLPQGKVALYNTTFAAHGFAPMPEWREPPEGQTGTPDLAEKYPLIFTDTHTSDAYCHGWLRNIPYLREMQPYPWLHLHPDTAKARGIEDGDWVIVESPHGRISLQAQYTPGIRPDTVMSLHGWWQGCEELGLEGFSLVEGGANVNLMYSTDPADAFDPLVTAMPKQTLVQIRKAEGR, encoded by the coding sequence ATGCACAAGATCCCTACATTCTGCTCCATGTGCGGCCCCATGGCCGGATGCGGCGTCAACTGCTACATCCACAACGGCCGGCTTGTAGATATTGCCGGCATGCCGGAGGCGCCCACCAATCAGGGACGACTGTGCCCCAAGGCATTTGCCTCCACACAGTGGCTGTACTCTCCGCAGCGGCTCAAGACACCGCTGAAGCGAACCGGCAAGCGCGGGGAGGGCAAGTTTGCGCCCATATCCTGGGATGAAGCCCTCACTCTGATCGCAGGTGAGCTCGGGGAGCAGAAGGAGAAGTACGGCCCGGAATCATTGGCCATTCTCTCTCCAGCCAGACGGAGCTACAACGACTACCTGCAGCGGTTTCTGGCTGTGCACGGCAGTCCGAACTACGGGCACAGCGGACTGTGCGCGATTCAACAGGCCTTCGGCTTTGCCTATATAGTGGGCTTTCCCATGCTGGGCATGCGTGGGGCGGATTTGGACCAGAGCGAGCTCATTCTGATCTGGGGTGCGAATCCTGTCTTTTCCGGCGGGCCGCAGGGACGGCTGCAAAAGATTTTCAAAGCCCGGGAAAGAGGGGCCAGGGTTGTGTCCATTAAGCCGGAACTGCAGCCGGACGCAGCCCGGGCCGATGTCTGGATTCCGATCAGGCCGGGGACGGACGGGGCCTTGGCCCTGGCTATGCTACAGGTCGTGATTGAGGATAATATCTATGACCATGATTTTGTCTCCAGATGGTGCTATGGATTCGATCAACTGGCCGACCATGTCCGGCAGTACACCCCGCAGTGGGCTGAAGAGATAACCGGGATTTCTGCACAAAAGATCCGGGATTTGGCCAGGATGTACGCCACTTCCGGATCGGCCTGCATCATAACCGGAAACGCCTTTGATCAGACCGTGAACTCAAGCAATGCGGTTCGGGCTGTGGCCGCCCTGATTGCAATCAGCGGCAATCTGGACCGGCCCGGGGGCAATGTGGTCCCGGTGGGCAGTGACATGCCCAAGCTGAACCCGGTAACCCCCTGGGAGCTCTTTACCCCGGAACTGATCAATAAGCTGGTGGCTCCGGAAGTTGCCATGCCGTTTCAGCCCTTCATTGAAGGGCCCTCGTCCGCCTACTACAGCTGTCTGGAAAGCGTTCTGACCCAGGATCCGTATCCAATTCATTCGATCATTGCCCCTGGGACCCAGCCCACGGTCAGCACCCGCAATCCGGGTCGGGTCATTGAGGCCCTGCGCAGGGTGGACTTCTTGGCCGTGATCGATGTGATGGAGACTGCGGCCATGCCCTGGGCCGACGTGGTTGTTCCGGTGGCCAGCATGTACGAGTGTGATCATCCCTTTGAAGTGGCCGGAAACTGGATCATGGCCCGGAACAAGGTGGTTGAGCCCCTGGGCGAGTATGGGTCCGACTACCAGTTCTGGCTGGATCTGGGAGTGAAGATGGGCTACGGCGAATACTTCTGGGAGGGAAGTATAGAGAGATGCATGGACTATCAGCTGGAGAACTTTGGCTTCAGCATGGAGGAGCTCAGAGCCTATCCCACCGGGATCGTGTACGAGCCAAAGCCCATGGTCTATGAAAAGTACGAGCAGATCTTTTCCACTCCCAGCACCAGGCTGTCCAAGGCACCGTATCTGCCCCAGGGCAAAGTGGCCCTGTACAATACGACCTTTGCAGCCCACGGCTTTGCCCCAATGCCGGAATGGAGGGAACCTCCGGAAGGTCAGACCGGGACCCCGGATCTGGCCGAAAAATATCCCCTGATCTTTACCGACACCCATACCTCGGACGCCTATTGCCACGGGTGGCTGCGCAACATCCCCTATCTGCGGGAGATGCAGCCCTATCCCTGGCTGCATCTGCATCCGGATACAGCCAAGGCCAGAGGCATAGAAGATGGGGACTGGGTCATCGTGGAGTCCCCCCACGGCCGGATCAGTCTCCAGGCCCAGTATACGCCGGGCATCCGTCCGGATACGGTCATGAGCCTGCACGGGTGGTGGCAGGGATGCGAAGAGCTCGGTCTGGAGGGGTTTTCCCTGGTGGAGGGCGGGGCGAATGTGAATCTCATGTACAGCACGGATCCTGCGGACGCGTTTGATCCCCTGGTAACGGCCATGCCCAAGCAGACCCTGGTTCAGATCCGGAAGGCAGAAGGGAGATGA
- a CDS encoding dual CXXC motif small (seleno)protein, which produces MGLRCRSCGTRFHWEQYAHQLDDDWEETLASVPCDRL; this is translated from the coding sequence ATCGGTCTGCGCTGCAGGTCATGCGGCACACGTTTTCATTGGGAGCAATACGCTCACCAACTGGATGACGACTGGGAAGAAACTCTGGCCTCGGTCCCCTGTGATCGGCTGTAG
- a CDS encoding isochorismatase family protein encodes MRHDYVAIQEDSLLLIVDLQTSMLKAISGWDQVAKRTGQLIQAAKLLNIPILLTEQYAKGLGGTHPDIVNAIGHPRVFAKEHFSACLEPDFVPWVQSFGKQKIVVAGTEAHVCVLQTSLDLIQAGFQVHLTADAVASRLKENRDIAVSQLRQAGAVVTSAEIVIFEWAKRSNTDEFRAVLPIVK; translated from the coding sequence ATGCGGCACGATTATGTGGCCATTCAGGAAGACAGCCTGCTTTTGATCGTTGATCTGCAAACCTCCATGCTCAAGGCAATATCAGGCTGGGATCAGGTGGCCAAACGAACCGGGCAGCTCATTCAGGCCGCTAAACTCTTAAATATTCCCATCCTGCTCACTGAACAGTATGCCAAAGGATTGGGCGGTACCCATCCGGACATTGTGAACGCCATTGGTCACCCCAGGGTATTTGCCAAGGAGCATTTCAGTGCCTGTCTGGAGCCGGATTTTGTTCCCTGGGTACAGTCCTTTGGCAAGCAAAAAATAGTGGTGGCTGGAACGGAAGCCCATGTTTGCGTGTTGCAGACCAGCTTGGATCTGATTCAGGCTGGTTTTCAGGTGCACCTGACAGCCGACGCAGTCGCTTCCAGGCTGAAGGAAAACCGGGATATCGCCGTGTCTCAGCTGCGGCAGGCCGGGGCGGTGGTTACTTCGGCAGAGATCGTTATCTTTGAGTGGGCCAAGCGGTCGAATACAGATGAATTCCGGGCCGTGCTGCCTATCGTCAAATAA
- a CDS encoding DUF2959 domain-containing protein, translating into MNIHPRFPSSLLLTAALFSFSALFACSSTYYTAMEKVGIHKRDILVDRVEGARDAQTRAQEEFSSALEKFSSVVELEETDLKAAYEKMRDAYDRSKERAEEVSERIDSVESVAGALFAEWEDELSLYENAKLRRSSEQKLDATRRQYEKMLAKMRDAEEKMEPVLQTFQDNVLYLKHNLNAQAIGALRTEFASLRGQIDTLIEKMNSSIQASNAFIAELQ; encoded by the coding sequence ATGAATATACACCCGCGTTTTCCTTCCAGCTTGCTGCTCACGGCAGCTTTGTTTTCCTTCTCGGCCCTTTTTGCCTGCTCCAGCACCTATTACACGGCAATGGAGAAGGTCGGTATTCATAAACGGGATATACTCGTGGACCGGGTTGAAGGGGCCCGGGATGCGCAGACACGTGCCCAGGAGGAATTCTCCTCTGCCCTGGAAAAGTTCTCGTCCGTTGTTGAGCTGGAAGAGACAGACTTGAAAGCGGCCTATGAAAAAATGCGGGATGCCTATGACCGCAGCAAGGAGCGGGCTGAAGAAGTATCCGAGCGGATAGACAGTGTGGAGTCGGTTGCCGGGGCCTTGTTTGCGGAGTGGGAAGACGAGCTTTCACTGTACGAAAATGCTAAGCTTCGACGCTCCAGCGAGCAGAAGCTGGATGCAACACGCAGGCAGTACGAAAAAATGCTGGCCAAGATGCGGGATGCAGAAGAGAAAATGGAGCCTGTGCTGCAGACCTTTCAGGACAATGTCCTGTATCTCAAACACAACCTGAACGCCCAGGCCATCGGGGCCCTGCGGACTGAGTTCGCCTCTCTGCGGGGGCAGATCGACACCCTGATCGAAAAGATGAACTCCTCCATCCAGGCCTCCAATGCGTTCATTGCCGAACTGCAATAG
- the tnpA gene encoding IS200/IS605 family transposase codes for MKESLAHTVWECKYHIVWVPKRRRKVIYGHLKVEIGQILRKLCEYKGIKIIEGKACVDHIHMCVSIPPKYSVANIVGYVKGKSAMIIFEKYSRLRKNFRGHSFWARGYYVSTVGLDEAKVRKYIQNQEQHEMIEDQYDTDMRSPF; via the coding sequence ATGAAAGAGAGTTTAGCCCATACGGTATGGGAGTGCAAATACCATATAGTGTGGGTACCGAAGAGACGGCGTAAGGTCATATACGGTCACCTAAAAGTTGAGATTGGGCAAATACTTAGGAAATTATGCGAGTACAAGGGTATTAAGATCATTGAAGGCAAAGCCTGTGTTGATCATATCCATATGTGTGTATCCATACCGCCCAAATATTCAGTTGCAAACATAGTAGGTTACGTGAAAGGCAAGAGCGCCATGATCATATTTGAGAAGTACAGTAGATTGCGTAAGAATTTTCGTGGCCATAGTTTTTGGGCCAGAGGATATTACGTAAGCACCGTTGGATTAGATGAAGCCAAGGTACGAAAATATATCCAGAACCAGGAACAACATGAAATGATAGAAGACCAATACGATACAGACATGCGTAGCCCCTTTTAG
- a CDS encoding class I SAM-dependent methyltransferase, with amino-acid sequence MSSETFYSSRAREYFGQTFGIDPSSFLRPLTGYLSPGARILDIGCGSGRDMLWLQQKGFTCWGLELSSPLAGLARRHTGLPVIEADFESFDFQKMDMDALILVGALVHVPQARFKPVLARILRALKKSGGHVLITMKKGRGREIGPDGRVFYLWPEGDLIRVFTDCGLVNLQHWIQESAIRRTDTWMGFVLRAGRCNQAGWGSDDAPETFSAPDAGLPL; translated from the coding sequence ATGAGCTCAGAAACCTTCTATTCCTCCCGGGCCCGGGAGTATTTCGGGCAGACTTTTGGCATCGATCCGTCCTCTTTTCTCCGTCCTCTGACCGGATATCTATCCCCCGGGGCCCGCATTCTGGATATCGGATGCGGTTCCGGACGGGATATGCTCTGGCTGCAGCAAAAAGGCTTTACCTGTTGGGGTCTGGAGCTTTCTTCGCCCCTGGCCGGACTGGCCCGCAGGCACACCGGCCTGCCGGTCATTGAAGCTGATTTTGAGAGCTTTGATTTTCAGAAAATGGACATGGATGCCTTGATCTTGGTCGGGGCCCTGGTCCATGTGCCCCAGGCCCGTTTCAAGCCGGTCCTGGCCCGGATATTGCGGGCCTTGAAAAAAAGCGGCGGGCACGTGCTGATCACAATGAAAAAGGGGCGGGGCAGGGAGATCGGACCGGATGGACGGGTGTTCTATCTGTGGCCAGAAGGTGATCTCATCCGAGTCTTCACAGACTGCGGATTGGTGAACTTACAGCATTGGATCCAAGAATCCGCGATACGACGTACAGATACCTGGATGGGCTTTGTGCTGCGGGCAGGTCGCTGCAATCAGGCCGGGTGGGGCTCTGACGATGCCCCAGAGACGTTTTCGGCGCCGGATGCCGGATTACCTCTTTGA
- a CDS encoding MaoC family dehydratase — protein sequence MAGLRERAAEGLQVGDSFQTFRTFTNDDVLRFARISRDYNPVHFDARFAAARNFSAPICHGLLVASLITEIGGQIGWLASAFNLRFKGPVYVGERLRCTWVITEIDPQGRATASVTITKQDGVKALEAEIGGIVPGGEAQTVMGQLIDEGDHTNGPHNTQQCR from the coding sequence ATGGCAGGTCTCAGGGAGCGGGCCGCAGAGGGCCTTCAAGTCGGGGATTCATTTCAAACGTTCCGGACATTTACAAATGACGACGTGCTTCGGTTTGCCCGGATCTCACGGGATTATAATCCTGTTCATTTCGATGCCCGTTTTGCTGCGGCCCGGAATTTTTCGGCCCCGATTTGTCACGGATTGCTGGTTGCAAGTCTGATTACCGAGATCGGGGGACAGATTGGATGGCTGGCTTCTGCCTTCAATCTCCGATTCAAGGGGCCGGTTTATGTTGGCGAGAGACTGAGATGCACCTGGGTCATCACAGAAATAGATCCACAAGGTCGAGCCACAGCATCCGTAACGATTACAAAACAAGACGGAGTAAAGGCCCTGGAAGCCGAAATCGGCGGGATTGTGCCGGGAGGTGAGGCGCAAACGGTCATGGGGCAGCTGATTGATGAGGGAGATCACACCAACGGGCCGCATAATACACAGCAATGCAGGTAA
- a CDS encoding flavodoxin family protein, translated as MNCVCLLGSPRTKGNSATLAARFTQTAQSLGAGVQTFALNELAFQGCQACFACKGQEEKCILEDDLQEVLQAISDCDCLVLASPIYFGDVTAQTKAFIDRSFSFLRPDFKTSPQPGRLSGEKHLVFILTQGDPDEESFKDVYPKYARFLKMEGYAQTHLIRGCGLMGPDDAAGDEKTLRQAEELARQLFS; from the coding sequence ATGAACTGCGTATGTCTTTTGGGCAGCCCGCGGACCAAGGGCAATTCGGCAACCCTGGCCGCACGATTCACCCAAACGGCCCAGAGCCTGGGTGCCGGCGTGCAGACCTTTGCCCTCAACGAGCTTGCCTTTCAAGGCTGTCAGGCCTGCTTTGCCTGCAAAGGACAGGAAGAGAAGTGCATCCTTGAGGACGATTTGCAAGAGGTGCTGCAGGCCATTTCTGACTGCGACTGTCTGGTCCTGGCCTCCCCCATCTATTTCGGGGATGTGACCGCCCAAACCAAGGCCTTTATCGACCGCAGCTTCTCCTTCCTCCGGCCGGACTTTAAGACTTCGCCTCAGCCGGGCCGGTTGAGCGGGGAAAAGCACCTGGTGTTCATCCTCACCCAGGGCGACCCGGATGAGGAGTCCTTCAAGGACGTGTATCCCAAATATGCACGGTTTCTGAAGATGGAAGGCTACGCCCAGACCCACCTGATTCGGGGCTGCGGCCTGATGGGACCAGATGATGCCGCTGGAGACGAAAAAACGCTCCGCCAGGCCGAGGAGCTGGCCAGGCAGCTCTTCAGCTAG
- a CDS encoding DMT family transporter — protein sequence MNHENQTVFPSFLVVVIGALWGIYWVPLRRLESLAPVGPWLTLAVVLVGCLCLAPLAWRGRKQLAVSKPRALLSTALGGASFVLYSNGLIYGHVAVVILLFYLTPVWSTLIARFWLGLPASPWRYLAIVLGLIGIGLVLSGSHPGLPVPRTLGDFLGLASGILWSIAATGINAHSKTRAAETNFIFCAGGVIMGLVLALALNQPVPDISAGTIPAAVGWILLIGGLWWAFSLTGFMWATTRIEPARIGILLMSEVIVGAISAALFAGEPFSRLMALGGVLVVAAAMIETLSKPYHPRLGVKAKGIGHRAWSEPMR from the coding sequence ATGAACCACGAAAACCAGACAGTCTTTCCCAGCTTTCTCGTCGTTGTCATCGGCGCCCTGTGGGGAATCTACTGGGTTCCTCTGCGCCGCCTGGAATCCCTTGCACCTGTCGGCCCCTGGCTGACCTTAGCAGTGGTCCTGGTCGGCTGTCTGTGTCTAGCCCCTCTGGCCTGGAGGGGCCGAAAACAGCTGGCCGTCTCCAAGCCCAGGGCCCTGCTCAGCACCGCCCTCGGCGGGGCGTCCTTCGTTCTCTACTCCAATGGTCTTATCTACGGGCATGTGGCTGTTGTCATTCTCCTCTTTTATTTGACCCCTGTGTGGAGCACACTGATCGCCAGATTCTGGCTGGGATTGCCCGCTTCCCCCTGGAGGTACCTGGCCATTGTCCTGGGCCTGATCGGGATCGGCCTGGTCCTGTCCGGAAGTCATCCGGGCCTGCCCGTTCCCAGGACGCTGGGGGATTTTCTGGGATTAGCCTCCGGCATTCTGTGGTCCATTGCCGCAACCGGGATCAACGCCCATTCCAAAACCAGAGCCGCTGAAACCAACTTTATTTTCTGCGCCGGGGGGGTGATCATGGGGCTGGTCCTGGCTTTGGCCCTGAACCAACCAGTCCCGGACATCTCTGCCGGCACCATTCCAGCCGCTGTGGGCTGGATCCTGCTCATTGGGGGGCTGTGGTGGGCCTTTTCCCTGACCGGCTTCATGTGGGCCACCACCCGCATAGAGCCGGCCAGAATCGGGATCCTGCTCATGAGCGAGGTCATTGTAGGCGCGATAAGCGCCGCCTTGTTCGCTGGAGAACCGTTTTCCAGGCTCATGGCTTTGGGCGGGGTTCTGGTTGTGGCCGCAGCCATGATCGAGACCTTGTCCAAGCCCTATCATCCCCGCCTGGGGGTGAAGGCCAAAGGGATCGGGCACAGAGCATGGTCTGAACCAATGCGTTAG